One window of Candidatus Curtissbacteria bacterium genomic DNA carries:
- a CDS encoding GxxExxY protein: MKANSELIKANGLIYPDLSYRIMSVLFKVHNQLGPNFQEKYYQRAIEIEFKAEHISFNRERMVPLKYGGESIGRYFIDFVIGDKGF, from the coding sequence ATGAAAGCAAATAGTGAGCTAATTAAAGCGAATGGGCTTATTTATCCTGATCTTAGTTATCGGATTATGTCTGTGCTTTTTAAGGTTCACAATCAATTAGGTCCGAATTTCCAAGAGAAATATTATCAGAGAGCAATAGAAATCGAATTCAAAGCAGAGCACATTTCTTTTAACAGAGAAAGAATGGTTCCTTTAAAATACGGAGGTGAATCGATAGGTAGATATTTTATTGATTTTGTAATTGGAGATAAAGGCTTCTGA